In Actinoplanes derwentensis, the following proteins share a genomic window:
- a CDS encoding SMI1/KNR4 family protein, producing MTTTDGARSADEWRRYLAEYSADVLRVTDDDDLAGISDAHRLLGWLGFDGADAEHLTALEQRLCIPLPPSYRTFLTVSDGWLNLGPFMWIMRTAAEVHWLRDAEPHLWDIFGQYPELLESSLADRVLLVSREGDAQYWLLDSGDISRDGEWAAYIWASWYPGLGERHASFAALVDSERACFEALRGRSA from the coding sequence ATGACAACGACTGACGGCGCGCGTTCCGCTGACGAATGGCGGCGGTATCTGGCCGAGTACAGCGCTGACGTGCTGCGAGTCACCGACGACGACGATCTCGCCGGGATCAGTGACGCCCATCGGCTGCTCGGCTGGCTGGGTTTCGACGGTGCCGATGCCGAACATCTCACTGCCCTGGAACAGCGCCTCTGCATCCCGCTGCCGCCGAGCTACCGAACGTTCCTGACGGTCTCCGACGGCTGGCTCAACCTCGGCCCCTTCATGTGGATCATGCGGACGGCCGCTGAGGTCCACTGGCTCCGAGACGCCGAGCCTCACCTGTGGGACATCTTCGGTCAGTACCCCGAACTGCTGGAGTCGTCACTCGCCGACCGGGTCCTGCTCGTCTCCAGAGAAGGCGATGCCCAGTATTGGCTGCTCGACTCCGGCGACATCTCGCGGGACGGTGAGTGGGCCGCCTACATCTGGGCGAGCTGGTATCCCGGCTTGGGCGAGCGGCATGCCTCCTTCGCCGCGCTCGTCGACAGCGAACGGGCCTGTTTCGAAGCTCTGAGAGGCCGGTCCGCCTGA
- a CDS encoding family 43 glycosylhydrolase, producing the protein MRPLKVAVAGLVAAGLLITAPAAPARAADSYTFINTVNPILGDGSYFSADPAPLVADGQLYVFTGHDQAGPAVNDFVMNEWGAFRTGDVAAGEWTHFPSLMRPEAVFTWATPGRAYAGQVVKGPDGRYFWYVPVSERDSSASNRFAIGVAVSDSPTGPWTDHIGGPLISQRVPTVNTIENIDPTILVEGSRVFVYWGTFGQLRMLEFQADMKTPVGTQQTVTGLTGFFEASWLFKRGSTYYLAYAGNNAGPASACTPANYHACIAYATATSPAGPWTYRGTILPPVSSTTSHPGIVEFNGQWYLVYHTADAVDGGHFRRSVAIDKVSWDDTASPPRIRPVAPTPVREADRTPRANIAQAASVTVSNDPVPTQYWVKALNDEIVRANPLPPDMWGTWTGSNPPQQWIQYTWDQPMRINGSQIEFWNDQPQGTGVGVAVPARWRIQYWDGQWKDVPGPSGYPTGTQGFQNTTFDAVTTTQVRALFDASTNGSAYSAVAVEEWKVLAEQPSSVASPRFTVEVGETALPESVPVVFGGSTLQAPVVVGGSTRQGPVAFGPSTLQVPVRWDAVSAAEVAQPGTFTVGGSVLGYAAGRVDALVTVISPGDTEGDESAPTVTLAPRGSAGSNGWFRSAVTVRASAVDDRGGRLTIRSTVDGSSSVAEPVRFVDLAVAGDGRHAVTATATDRAGNVSDISEISVEIDAMVPAAAGTVADRKVTVTGADATSGLDRIEYTIGGGAWTTYTGPVSAPDTGKHTVSYRSVDKAGNTSTVGSVVIPADLSAPLTGNVAPIGVPTASYTAGWNSVTALNDDSDPASPGQAQIWGTWSGTRPSAQWIQYDWSRPIRLTAAEIRFWRDSAPGTGDGVAEPDSWRLQSWDGSAWQDVTGASGYGTSSTAVNKVTFDPVVTSRLRAVITANGNGTTYSAVAVTEWRAIADEQATVPITATAQARCLAGKAYVAVTARNGHSAAVDIELATPYGNRKVSNVAPGSSAYQSFNTRLTSLPAGAASAAVGAGVVNADYPAINC; encoded by the coding sequence GTGAGACCGCTCAAGGTTGCGGTCGCCGGGCTGGTTGCGGCGGGTTTGCTGATCACAGCACCCGCCGCCCCGGCCCGGGCGGCCGACTCGTACACCTTCATCAACACCGTCAACCCGATCCTCGGTGACGGCTCCTACTTCTCCGCCGACCCCGCGCCGCTGGTCGCCGACGGGCAGCTCTACGTCTTCACTGGACATGATCAAGCTGGTCCAGCCGTCAACGACTTCGTGATGAACGAGTGGGGCGCGTTCCGCACCGGCGACGTCGCGGCGGGGGAGTGGACCCACTTCCCGTCCCTGATGCGGCCCGAGGCGGTCTTCACCTGGGCCACGCCGGGACGCGCCTACGCCGGACAGGTCGTCAAAGGACCGGACGGACGCTATTTCTGGTACGTCCCGGTCAGCGAACGTGACTCGTCCGCTTCCAACAGGTTCGCCATCGGCGTCGCCGTCTCGGACAGTCCCACCGGGCCGTGGACCGACCACATCGGCGGGCCGCTGATCTCACAGCGGGTCCCGACCGTCAACACGATCGAGAACATCGACCCGACGATCCTGGTCGAGGGCTCGCGGGTGTTCGTCTACTGGGGCACCTTCGGTCAACTGCGGATGCTGGAGTTCCAGGCCGACATGAAGACACCCGTCGGCACCCAGCAGACGGTCACCGGGCTGACCGGGTTCTTCGAGGCGTCGTGGCTGTTCAAACGGGGCAGCACCTACTACCTGGCGTATGCCGGGAACAACGCCGGGCCCGCCTCGGCCTGCACCCCGGCGAACTATCACGCGTGCATCGCCTACGCCACGGCCACCTCACCGGCCGGGCCGTGGACCTACCGCGGGACGATCCTGCCGCCGGTCTCCTCGACCACCAGCCACCCGGGCATTGTCGAGTTCAACGGCCAGTGGTACCTCGTCTACCACACCGCCGACGCCGTGGACGGAGGTCATTTCCGCAGGTCGGTGGCGATCGACAAGGTCTCCTGGGACGACACCGCGTCGCCGCCGCGGATCCGCCCGGTCGCGCCGACGCCGGTGCGGGAAGCCGACCGGACGCCGCGCGCCAACATCGCCCAGGCGGCATCGGTCACCGTCTCCAACGATCCGGTGCCGACCCAGTACTGGGTCAAAGCGCTCAACGACGAGATCGTGCGCGCCAATCCGCTGCCACCGGACATGTGGGGGACGTGGACCGGCAGCAATCCACCTCAACAGTGGATTCAGTACACCTGGGATCAACCCATGCGGATCAACGGGTCGCAGATCGAGTTCTGGAACGACCAGCCGCAGGGGACCGGGGTCGGGGTGGCTGTTCCGGCCCGATGGAGGATCCAGTACTGGGACGGGCAGTGGAAGGACGTGCCCGGTCCCAGCGGGTATCCGACCGGGACGCAGGGGTTCCAGAACACGACCTTCGACGCCGTGACCACCACTCAGGTACGGGCGCTGTTCGACGCTTCCACCAACGGGAGCGCCTACTCCGCGGTGGCCGTCGAGGAGTGGAAGGTGCTTGCCGAACAGCCGTCGTCGGTCGCATCTCCGCGGTTCACCGTGGAGGTGGGGGAGACCGCGCTGCCCGAGTCGGTGCCGGTCGTCTTCGGTGGGTCGACGCTTCAGGCGCCGGTCGTCGTCGGTGGGTCGACGCGTCAGGGGCCGGTCGCCTTCGGGCCGTCGACGCTTCAGGTGCCGGTCCGGTGGGATGCCGTCAGTGCTGCGGAGGTGGCCCAGCCGGGGACGTTCACCGTCGGGGGCAGTGTTCTCGGGTATGCGGCGGGGCGTGTCGACGCCCTGGTGACCGTGATCTCGCCGGGGGACACCGAAGGGGATGAGAGCGCGCCGACGGTGACTCTCGCTCCCCGCGGTAGTGCGGGGAGCAACGGGTGGTTCCGGTCGGCGGTCACCGTGCGGGCGTCCGCTGTTGACGACCGGGGCGGACGGTTGACGATTCGATCAACAGTTGACGGGTCGTCATCAGTTGCGGAGCCGGTGCGGTTCGTTGACCTTGCGGTGGCGGGGGACGGCCGGCATGCGGTCACCGCGACGGCGACCGATCGCGCCGGGAACGTCTCCGACATCTCCGAAATCTCGGTGGAAATCGACGCTATGGTGCCGGCCGCGGCGGGCACCGTCGCCGACCGGAAAGTGACCGTGACCGGGGCGGACGCCACCTCCGGGCTGGACCGGATCGAGTACACCATCGGGGGCGGGGCCTGGACGACCTACACCGGTCCGGTCAGTGCACCCGACACCGGCAAGCACACCGTCTCGTACCGGTCCGTCGACAAGGCCGGTAACACCTCGACGGTCGGCAGCGTGGTGATCCCGGCCGACCTGTCCGCGCCATTGACCGGCAACGTCGCTCCGATCGGGGTGCCCACCGCCTCCTACACGGCCGGGTGGAACAGCGTGACCGCGCTCAACGACGACAGCGACCCCGCGTCACCGGGCCAGGCTCAGATCTGGGGCACCTGGTCGGGAACCCGGCCGTCGGCACAGTGGATCCAGTACGACTGGTCCCGCCCGATCCGCCTGACCGCCGCCGAGATCAGGTTCTGGCGGGACAGTGCCCCCGGCACCGGCGACGGAGTGGCCGAACCGGACTCCTGGAGACTCCAGTCCTGGGACGGCTCGGCGTGGCAGGACGTCACCGGCGCTTCCGGTTACGGGACCAGCAGCACAGCCGTCAACAAGGTCACCTTCGACCCGGTCGTCACGTCCCGGCTGCGGGCGGTCATCACCGCGAACGGCAACGGCACCACCTATTCCGCGGTGGCCGTCACCGAATGGCGTGCCATCGCCGACGAGCAGGCCACCGTGCCGATCACCGCCACCGCACAGGCGCGCTGCCTCGCCGGGAAGGCCTACGTGGCCGTCACAGCACGTAACGGTCATAGTGCGGCGGTCGACATCGAGCTCGCCACCCCGTACGGCAATCGGAAGGTTTCGAATGTCGCCCCCGGTAGCAGCGCCTACCAGTCCTTCAACACCCGCCTGACATCCCTGCCCGCCGGCGCGGCCTCCGCCGCGGTAGGCGCTGGCGTCGTCAATGCGGACTACCCCGCAATCAACTGTTGA